A region from the Paenarthrobacter aurescens genome encodes:
- a CDS encoding PaaX family transcriptional regulator C-terminal domain-containing protein: protein MSAVLDDMDSRPGSTTSLLRTVIGLYLRDAGGWMSTKDMVVLMEALGTSGTVTRTALGRLRKKDVVLQDARDGVPGFTLTEGAATMLARGDRRIYNPRSMSASDPWCLISFSIPETEREKRHQLRRRLHWIGCGTVAAGLWICPDSLRLEVEEILGDLELRAMATIFVAETPLVGGSLQDAASKWWDLEAVAELHRDFIREHGAAGLPRHANGNGAAAPLQAGQRVDPSAEAFATYVQCIDRWRIIPYLDPGLPAAFLPADWPGAEGTALFHRIVAAYAEPSGTFVRNTLHAAGN, encoded by the coding sequence ATGAGTGCCGTTCTTGATGACATGGACTCCCGCCCCGGGAGTACAACGTCACTGTTGCGCACCGTCATTGGGCTGTACCTGCGCGATGCCGGTGGCTGGATGTCCACCAAGGACATGGTGGTCCTCATGGAAGCCCTGGGCACGTCCGGAACGGTGACCCGGACTGCCCTGGGGCGTCTTCGCAAGAAGGATGTGGTGCTGCAGGACGCCCGCGATGGTGTGCCCGGCTTCACGCTGACCGAAGGCGCGGCAACCATGCTGGCCCGCGGCGACCGCAGGATTTACAACCCGCGAAGCATGTCAGCCTCCGATCCCTGGTGCCTGATCTCCTTCTCCATCCCTGAGACTGAACGCGAGAAGCGGCATCAACTGCGCCGCAGGCTTCATTGGATCGGCTGTGGGACTGTGGCCGCCGGTTTGTGGATCTGCCCTGATTCGTTGCGGCTGGAGGTGGAAGAGATCCTTGGGGACCTGGAGCTGCGGGCCATGGCCACGATCTTCGTTGCGGAGACTCCGCTGGTGGGCGGGAGCCTGCAGGATGCCGCGTCCAAGTGGTGGGACCTGGAGGCGGTAGCTGAGCTGCATAGAGACTTCATCCGCGAGCACGGGGCAGCCGGCTTGCCCCGGCACGCCAACGGAAACGGCGCAGCCGCGCCCCTTCAGGCCGGTCAACGGGTAGACCCTTCTGCCGAGGCCTTCGCAACCTACGTGCAGTGCATTGACCGGTGGCGGATCATCCCGTACCTCGACCCCGGGCTGCCGGCGGCATTCCTGCCTGCGGACTGGCCCGGGGCCGAAGGTACTGCTTTGTTCCACCGGATAGTTGCTGCCTACGCCGAACCAAGCGGGACGTTTGTTCGGAACACGCTCCATGCTGCTGGGAACTAG